DNA from Numida meleagris isolate 19003 breed g44 Domestic line chromosome 9, NumMel1.0, whole genome shotgun sequence:
TTGTGCCTACAAGCACAGCTGCACACTGACCACATTTCCACAAAGACAAGGCATCTGGAATTCGATCAGATACCTTAGGCGCTGAGCTACATTTTTGCTTCCTACTTCTTTCAACACAGGCTCCAGGACATAAATCTGCTACAAAGTCACAGGCATCAGAACTCCATCAGTTaatatgcattttcaaaacctgattttgttctattttcatAAAGCATTCAAAAATCAATTATAAGAACATATCATAAATCTGTCAATATTTGACCCTGTTGCTTCACAGTACTAAGAAAAGCCTGGGGTTAGAATAGTCCGATAATTCTTTCCTGCAAACAAATAACtgccaattttttttatgtttgtttgttttaaatctctAGCAGAGCCCTTAAGTAAATAATATCAAGtctttgggaaaaacaaaacaaacaaaaccacacagtAACTGAAATGTATAATACAATTTCATGATTCTTTGAAAACCAATGATTTCAAGAATACATCATGGTTTACTAACATGTACAGATGGGAAACTTAGGAAGTCTTTATATATCTGAATTAAGTCCCTGGAATCCTATTACTGGAGATCAGatttgagaaatatttaaatactaaaaACTACTGCGTTAGTCACAAAATAATTCAGGCAGTGGATTAGGATGGATTCTGCCTGGTCAAATCCTGTTCTGCTAAACTGCGATACCGCCCTCtggcttcttccttctttattcCCCAAATGGTAACATTTTAGGGATTGTAAGGGCAAGGAACACATTTAAAAAGCTTCctaaatattcagaaacaaGCTAAAGCCTCACCATATCAAAACTTTTACATCAGTACCAAGATTCAAGTTAAACCCTTCGATAAAGGGCGATCTCCATCCTGTAACTTTCTCCTGCTGAAGCAGCGTTTCATGGGCATCAGGCTCCAAGTCAGGGGCAGCCAGCAGAAGCACCTACATACTGTCAGCCCAGAGGTCTACCCACCATGATATGGCTTAACTATAAATCTAACTCAGGGAGACAGAGTATGCGAGAGATATATCATTTATTTActaaaaaccaaccaaaccaaccaaccaaacaaaaatccattgaaaggcagaaaactaaAGACTCCTAGCACTGCTGCTACTTGCTTCAGCATCTGGTTGTTTCACTGGCTAGTGAATCAGCTCCAGGGGgtctcagcagcagcacgcaCCAGGCTCTACAGCAGGAAGCCTTTGCACAGCCAAACGTAGCTGATCTGGAGAGCAGTGACACATGTGCCAAGCCCTGGATGCTTGTAGCAGTTCCTTGCTTAGAAAAATCAGCCCTAGCACCGAAATAGCTCtgttttaatgacattttttattaacttcTAAGGAGCAAATGTCCCACTGGAGTAAAAGGGTGTTCATCTTCTCTCGTTTacactttgatttttctcttttatttttacagatgatATGTTGTCTGTAgattatatacatttatttacatattgTCTCTAGGTTATATGCATTTCTCTACAACATCATTTGTTTATCAAAAAGAAAGGGGATGTATCTAGCCTATCATTTTTGCAGTCTAGCAGTGCCTAACCCAGTTTTAATAAAAGCAGTTGCATTTCCTCAATTGTCAAGAAAGGTGTTGCATAGCacacctgaaaaaaatgcactgaacaTGCTAAGGAACATTAGATTTCAAGAATATTTCTCAGCAATTGACCACTTTGAATTTTTGCCTCAGCACACTTCATAGGTTAAAAATCCCCATGTTGCTTGCCCAGAAATACTGGACAGGAAACCACACTGAACGCTGACTGACAATGATCTTCTCCCTGAACTAAAAGACCCATCATAATATAGGAGACTCTCCTGGGGAAGTTCAGCATTCGGAGGAGATACAAAGCCAAGATCATCTGCGGGCATTAAGAACTCCATGGCTTGTCTGTCCTGGTTTTGTAACACACAAACATTAACTGGAATGATGTGATAAATTATAAACCacataattacattttctctgCCTGCACTCTCCCCGCATTTCCAGCTAACGCTGCTCATCCCTATTTTCTTGCCTAAGTCATTTGGGAGTGTTGCTGTGTGCTCCTGGCAGTGGCTGTGTTCCTAATCAAAGGTACCTCCATTTTCATGCTGAATGATCTCATTGTTACTCAGCTCTCAAAGACGTTATAAGCCTTATTTCCTTTAAGAAGTATTTAAACATACTTTGAGTTGTTGTGGATGTgcactttttttatttaataatcattttataaaaattgttttctgtaaggAGTGGCCAAGTTCTGTGACTGGGAGAAACGCATACGTTAATCTCCCTGTCAAATTATATAGCTGCCTAAAACACAGAATTCAATACTGAAATCTCACTAAGCTGTAACTCTAGCAACTGAGGCCCAGAAGACAAAGAATGCCAaaatttttctgtcttgaacTTTTCCTCTTAATGTTTGCTGgtcttctctcctctttctgtgctgcttttttcatTAGTGCGGACGGTACATACGAAGTTTCACTATACACAAACGCAATTGTACAGAACAATGGGAGCATTCGCTGGTTGCCTCCAGCAATTTACAAGAGTGCCTGCAAGATTGAGGTCAAGCATTTCCCATTTGATCAACAAAACTGCACTTTAAAGTTCCGGTCTTGGACATATGATCATACAGAAATTGATATGGTTCTTAAAACTTCCATGGCAAGCATGGATGACTTCACGCCAAGTGGAGAATGGGACATTGTAGCACTCCCAGGAAGAAGAACTGTAAATCCCTTGGATCCCAATTATGTTGACGTGACATACGACTTCATTATTAAAAGGAAACCTCTTTTTTATACCATCAACCTTATAATTCCTTGCGTGCTAATTACATCCTTAGCCATCCTGGTATTCTACTTGCCTTCAGATTGTGGTGAAAAAATGACCTTATGCATATCTGTGTTGCTTGCTTTGACCGTGTTCTTACTGCTGATCTCCAAAATTGTTCCTCCAACATCTCTCGATGTTCCACTGATTGGGAAGTACCTCATGTTTACAATGGTACTAGTGACCTTCTCAATAGTTACCAGTGTCTGCGTACTCAATGTCCACCATAGATCTCCAAGTACTCACACTATGCCTCCTTGGGTAAAGCTGGTTTTCCTTGAAAGACTCCCAGCCTATCTGTTCATGAAGCGTCCCGAAAATAATTCTCCACGGCAAAAGCCGTGCAACTGcaaaaaaacaagagcagagAATCTTTGCACGGACCCAGCCGATTTCTACAAGAACTCTACTTACTTTGTGAACACAGCCTCTGCCAAAAAATACGAGACGAAAATCACGGACACTCTTGACAATGTCAGCAGCCATCGAGATTTTAGGTTAAGAACAGGCACAAAattttctcctgaagtccaAGACGCAATTGACGGAGTCAGTTTTATAGCAGAGCACATGAAAAGCGATGACAACGACCAAAGCGTAAGTAGATCTCCAAACTTCTTCCCCTGTCCTCCTCCGTAGCATGCTTTCCTTCAGGAAGGAGATTTGAACTCTCTAGTTACCTTGAAGCTTTCAGAGATATTCTAGCTAAAGGTTAAAGAAACTTaatgaataaaaagagaatGCTGATCAGCCAGCAAGTCGTGAAACACCCTTGGAAAGGCTGCGTTGTCACCTTCAAGTAGTGTTTGGCAGGGGAAAACAGTAATGCtgacttccaggtcagagagaactctatttgaaaatacttttcccCATCATATTCAGAAAGACTGTCACACATCAGCTCATGTTAACCAATGCATCTGCAGCTCAAGTGTTCATTTACCTAACTGGGCACAGTACAACTGGGAAAACACCTCTGCGAACACCCTAGGATCTCTGTCCCTAATTGAGCAAGACAGGCTGCTATTCAAGTTGTTCTATTACAGCAAACACAATGGGTGGGATGAAAATTCTAATGCCAGCAGAACTGATTCTTCTTCCACTAGAGTTAAATCACGCTCATTATTGGCTATGAGAAGTACAGGATTCAGGGCACACttaagcagtgctgctgctgtcccgTTCACATGCCCTACACGTGCTACTAGCTAGCACACTAAAGCTGGTACAAACACACCACAAATATTGCTCAGAAATACTCAGATGGTTCAGAGTTTTATTTAGACCGCAGTTAAGGAAAATTGCCCTGCATCCTCTCAGTCATCCTGCTCAGTCCCAGATCCCAGGCAGACTCTAGGTGCTCTGTTCCTGCCCCCCCCCTTCAGCCAAGCAGACTAAATGAAGCCTGGCTTCTGATATTGCAGAAGTCCCTTGAGGAACATGCTGCTGAGTGGCTCATGTTTTCTATTAACTGAAATTACTGTCAACATAAATAAAGGCCAGATGCTAACATTGCACATGACCCTGTATGCATTGAAACTGACTGAACAGAAGCACACTTCACAGAGCAGGCAAAAAGTTTTCTAATAGCTCAGAAATCTTTGCAAGAATATGTTGCATATTAAAAGATCCACAGAGCCTCAACTTGAGACTAAGAGCAACTTTCAAGGGTatttcatacattaaaaatgaattgaatGCTTTTCACACACAGTCCTCTAATATTACGTATTACTGTTTTATGGATTCATAACCTTAATTTCTGCTATCTTCCTTCATTATCACGGTCTGATAACAACTGTTCATGTGCATTTACTAcagcttcatttcagaagtgcaAAATTTCCATTAGCAGCAGTGGGAATTAAAGTGTGTGCTGAAGGAAAACTATGTAACGTTCTAACGTAAGACACGAGATAAATGACAAGCACGGTGAAGTCACTGAGGTGACAATGTCCCACAGTTAACGAGAATcaatgagagaggaaaaatattcattctTGAGATGCAAATGAAGATTGATATATTCATCCTTTACAATGAAAGCCTGAAAGTCACTTCAGTTTGAGAACAGAATCCAAGACTAGTCTCATGCTGTCTGTTTCACACACAATACGTGTAAGGCCGAGGGGATTTTTAACAAAAGCACCAGcattaatatgctttaaaatcCTTGATTAAGATGACTGCTGATAAGAAAAGTCAGAGGCTAACCTTGTTTAACAGCAATAAATACCCTCTCTATTTGTCCACAGAGATTCATAGCAtctgcaaattaaaattaaaggaaaaaaatccttaattGGATTACACCATAGGTCCTTCCGGAACAGCACCAGGCAGCCGTGCCCTGTACCTGACACATCAAAGACAGCTGAGaaatatttacaatatttttctccGCTGCTCAGAATGGTTGCAGGAGAAAAATTCCCTCCCAAGTCTAAGGTCATTTTGTTCCCTGGACCTTGaggtttatttccttttattttcataaacaaaGACTGCATCAGCAAgaggaagagcaaaataacatgACAAATTGCTAATATCtttaattggcttttttttccaggtcatTGAAGACTGGAAGTATGTTGCCATGGTAGTGGACAGGCTGTTTCTCTGGATATTCGTCCTTGTTTGTGTTCTGGGGACTGTTGGATTATTTTTGCAGCCACTCTTTCAAAACCACATTGCTGCCACGAACCCTTAGCTGTTATCTAAAATTGTCAATGCCTACATAGATGCTGGGTCTCATCCTGCTCTCAGCTTCCCTCTGTTAAATCCGTAGAGATGTCAGACGAGTTGCTCTTACATCGGATTTATGGTAGGGATGTAGAAAACAGCCACATCATTTTGAtaggtaaaaaataataaaaaaaaaaaacaatcagttCAATACTTCTGGTGATCTCATGGCTCCTTTTTCAACTCCTTGAAGCCTGGATATCAGAGAAAGACATTTACTGTACAATATGCCAGCTTGGTTCACAAGGATTATTTATTAAAAGGGTATTTTATATACATTGCCTCAGGaaagccattttctttccttagaaTACTGTAGTTTCCACActacaaagaaagcatttatttccctcAAATGCATCAAAATGATTTGTGTCTGATTTATAAAGAGCTTGACAGGTGGAATCATTGTTTGGCTGTGTTGACTGTGATATTTAAGACTGAACTGAGAAACGGAGCCATACTTCTGGTTTCTCATCGTGCCGTCCCTGCTAGTAGGTTAATCAACAGAGCCCAAATTGATATGTAATATTAAC
Protein-coding regions in this window:
- the CHRNB4 gene encoding neuronal acetylcholine receptor subunit beta-4 produces the protein MKNTYTLFLFVVGSFYFNGSTAADAEEKLMNHLLSPDRYNKLIRPAVNSSQLVSIELQVSLAQLISVNEREQIMTTNVWVNQEWIDYRLAWKPSDYEGVNMLRIPAKHIWLPDIVLYNNADGTYEVSLYTNAIVQNNGSIRWLPPAIYKSACKIEVKHFPFDQQNCTLKFRSWTYDHTEIDMVLKTSMASMDDFTPSGEWDIVALPGRRTVNPLDPNYVDVTYDFIIKRKPLFYTINLIIPCVLITSLAILVFYLPSDCGEKMTLCISVLLALTVFLLLISKIVPPTSLDVPLIGKYLMFTMVLVTFSIVTSVCVLNVHHRSPSTHTMPPWVKLVFLERLPAYLFMKRPENNSPRQKPCNCKKTRAENLCTDPADFYKNSTYFVNTASAKKYETKITDTLDNVSSHRDFRLRTGTKFSPEVQDAIDGVSFIAEHMKSDDNDQSVIEDWKYVAMVVDRLFLWIFVLVCVLGTVGLFLQPLFQNHIAATNP